Proteins from one Hemiscyllium ocellatum isolate sHemOce1 chromosome 6, sHemOce1.pat.X.cur, whole genome shotgun sequence genomic window:
- the LOC132816542 gene encoding interleukin-21 receptor-like isoform X1, with protein sequence MLFVPPLLITAILWTTALNGAAITCFAHMSNHTSSIHNLECMFYYYQQMTCTWGIRAQAPADAQYCLSYGISDVQNTQSRTISRKNGWRNVTCHVQDVGFNLFNVMQICVTELGQNFSKLHCIDLTPVNYYKVSPPINIRVKENEVIWDEPEGNHPSHGFYYQIQVTKRSTNVMKIENVTSNSWNIENRKQSYSVKVRARINNHLDFSIWSDWTEAVIAEAEPNNFQMLIMIAVVFAFIILMSLVIFTCRKSLDKLWQPIPDPEMKFKGLFDYHHGNFQEWINAKSLGAKIPEECITVTVEDGIYA encoded by the exons ATGCTGTTTGTCCCACCTCTCTTGATAACAGCCATACTTTGGACAACAGCACTAAATGGAGCTGCTATAACTTGCTTTGCACACATGA GTAATCACACTTCCTCAATCCACAACCTGGAGTGCATGTTTTATTATTACCAACAAATGACCTGTACCTGGGGTATTAGGGCACAAGCACCAGCGGATGCACAGTACTGTTTGTCTTATGG GATTTCAGATGTACAAAATACCCAGTCCAGAACGATCTCTCGTAAGAATGGTTGGAGAAATGTAACCTGCCATGTTCAGGACGTTGGCTTTAATCTCTTCAATGTGATGCAGATTTGTGTCACTGAATTAGGCCAAAACTTCTCGAAACTTCACTGCATAGATTTGACACCAGTCAACTATT ATAAGGTCAGTCCTCCAATTAACATTAGAGTCAAAGAAAATGAAGTAATATGGGATGAACCAGAAGGTAACCATCCTTCCCACGGCTTTTATTATCAGATACAAGTCACAAAAAGGAGTACCAACGTCATGAAG ATTGAAAATGTAACATCCAATAGCTGGAACATTGAAAATCGGAAGCAAAGCTACTCTGTAAAAGTGAGAGCAAGAATTAATAATCACTTGGACTTTTCTATCTGGAGTGATTGGACTGAGGCTGTCATTGCTG AGGCAGAACCGAACAATTTCCAAATGCTGATAATGATTGCAGTTGTGTTTGCTTTCATCATTCTGATGTCCCTGGTGATATTCACTTGCAGAAA GTCATTGGACAAACTGTGGCAACCAATCCCTGATCCTGAAATGAAGTTTAAAGGTCTATTTGACTACCACCACGGCAATTTTCAG GAATGGATCAATGCCAAATCCTTGGGAGCCAAAATACCTGAGGAATGCATTACAGTTACAGTAGAAGATGGGATTtatgcatag
- the LOC132816542 gene encoding interleukin-21 receptor-like isoform X2, translating into MFYYYQQMTCTWGIRAQAPADAQYCLSYGISDVQNTQSRTISRKNGWRNVTCHVQDVGFNLFNVMQICVTELGQNFSKLHCIDLTPVNYYKVSPPINIRVKENEVIWDEPEGNHPSHGFYYQIQVTKRSTNVMKIENVTSNSWNIENRKQSYSVKVRARINNHLDFSIWSDWTEAVIAEAEPNNFQMLIMIAVVFAFIILMSLVIFTCRKSLDKLWQPIPDPEMKFKGLFDYHHGNFQEWINAKSLGAKIPEECITVTVEDGIYA; encoded by the exons ATGTTTTATTATTACCAACAAATGACCTGTACCTGGGGTATTAGGGCACAAGCACCAGCGGATGCACAGTACTGTTTGTCTTATGG GATTTCAGATGTACAAAATACCCAGTCCAGAACGATCTCTCGTAAGAATGGTTGGAGAAATGTAACCTGCCATGTTCAGGACGTTGGCTTTAATCTCTTCAATGTGATGCAGATTTGTGTCACTGAATTAGGCCAAAACTTCTCGAAACTTCACTGCATAGATTTGACACCAGTCAACTATT ATAAGGTCAGTCCTCCAATTAACATTAGAGTCAAAGAAAATGAAGTAATATGGGATGAACCAGAAGGTAACCATCCTTCCCACGGCTTTTATTATCAGATACAAGTCACAAAAAGGAGTACCAACGTCATGAAG ATTGAAAATGTAACATCCAATAGCTGGAACATTGAAAATCGGAAGCAAAGCTACTCTGTAAAAGTGAGAGCAAGAATTAATAATCACTTGGACTTTTCTATCTGGAGTGATTGGACTGAGGCTGTCATTGCTG AGGCAGAACCGAACAATTTCCAAATGCTGATAATGATTGCAGTTGTGTTTGCTTTCATCATTCTGATGTCCCTGGTGATATTCACTTGCAGAAA GTCATTGGACAAACTGTGGCAACCAATCCCTGATCCTGAAATGAAGTTTAAAGGTCTATTTGACTACCACCACGGCAATTTTCAG GAATGGATCAATGCCAAATCCTTGGGAGCCAAAATACCTGAGGAATGCATTACAGTTACAGTAGAAGATGGGATTtatgcatag
- the LOC132816542 gene encoding interleukin-21 receptor-like isoform X3, whose protein sequence is MHSTVCLMDKVSPPINIRVKENEVIWDEPEGNHPSHGFYYQIQVTKRSTNVMKIENVTSNSWNIENRKQSYSVKVRARINNHLDFSIWSDWTEAVIAEAEPNNFQMLIMIAVVFAFIILMSLVIFTCRKSLDKLWQPIPDPEMKFKGLFDYHHGNFQEWINAKSLGAKIPEECITVTVEDGIYA, encoded by the exons ATGCACAGTACTGTTTGTCTTATGG ATAAGGTCAGTCCTCCAATTAACATTAGAGTCAAAGAAAATGAAGTAATATGGGATGAACCAGAAGGTAACCATCCTTCCCACGGCTTTTATTATCAGATACAAGTCACAAAAAGGAGTACCAACGTCATGAAG ATTGAAAATGTAACATCCAATAGCTGGAACATTGAAAATCGGAAGCAAAGCTACTCTGTAAAAGTGAGAGCAAGAATTAATAATCACTTGGACTTTTCTATCTGGAGTGATTGGACTGAGGCTGTCATTGCTG AGGCAGAACCGAACAATTTCCAAATGCTGATAATGATTGCAGTTGTGTTTGCTTTCATCATTCTGATGTCCCTGGTGATATTCACTTGCAGAAA GTCATTGGACAAACTGTGGCAACCAATCCCTGATCCTGAAATGAAGTTTAAAGGTCTATTTGACTACCACCACGGCAATTTTCAG GAATGGATCAATGCCAAATCCTTGGGAGCCAAAATACCTGAGGAATGCATTACAGTTACAGTAGAAGATGGGATTtatgcatag